A stretch of bacterium DNA encodes these proteins:
- a CDS encoding acyl-CoA dehydrogenase family protein has product MDFMQTGSDFYNIDILFTEEERLVRSTMRSFVDDEVLPVIEEAAREGRFPMQLPKKMAELGVFGVNLPEEYGGAGASNVIYGLMMQELERGDSGVRSFASVQNSLVMFPIYKYGSEEQKKHWLPRLAAADAIGCFGLTEPDHGSDPGGMETRAVRDGDSFILNGAKMWITNGTLADVAVVWAKLDGTVRGFLVEKGTKGFSAPEMKGKHSLRASVTSELVFQDCRIPATNMLPDAEGLKAPLSCLTQARFGIAWGAIGAAEACYDTAVDYAKTRKQFDRPIGSFQLVQEKLAFMVTEITKARLLAVHLGRMKDDGSMNFAHVSLAKRNNVDIALRIARLARDILGANGILDEYPVMRHMNNLESVRTYEGTHDIHTLVLGQQITGIPAYT; this is encoded by the coding sequence ATGGATTTTATGCAGACCGGATCAGATTTCTACAACATCGATATACTGTTTACGGAAGAAGAACGTCTTGTGCGCAGCACAATGCGGAGCTTCGTTGACGACGAGGTACTGCCGGTCATCGAGGAAGCCGCGAGGGAGGGACGCTTTCCGATGCAACTGCCGAAAAAGATGGCTGAACTCGGGGTCTTCGGTGTCAATCTACCCGAGGAATACGGGGGTGCAGGGGCGAGCAATGTGATTTACGGATTGATGATGCAGGAGCTCGAGCGCGGCGACAGCGGCGTGCGCAGTTTCGCCAGCGTGCAGAACTCCCTGGTCATGTTCCCCATCTACAAATATGGATCCGAAGAGCAGAAGAAGCACTGGCTGCCACGGCTTGCCGCGGCGGACGCCATCGGATGCTTCGGGCTCACCGAACCCGATCACGGCTCGGATCCCGGCGGCATGGAGACGCGCGCGGTGCGCGACGGTGACAGCTTCATTCTCAATGGCGCGAAAATGTGGATCACGAACGGGACACTGGCTGACGTCGCCGTCGTTTGGGCCAAGCTTGACGGCACAGTCCGTGGCTTCCTGGTTGAGAAAGGGACGAAAGGATTCAGCGCACCTGAAATGAAGGGGAAGCACAGCCTGCGGGCATCCGTGACATCGGAACTGGTTTTTCAGGACTGCCGCATTCCCGCCACGAACATGCTCCCCGATGCGGAAGGACTCAAAGCCCCCCTTTCCTGCCTGACACAGGCCCGATTCGGCATCGCATGGGGCGCAATCGGGGCCGCCGAAGCCTGTTACGATACCGCGGTGGATTATGCAAAGACGCGGAAGCAGTTCGACCGTCCCATCGGCTCATTCCAGCTCGTGCAGGAAAAACTCGCATTCATGGTGACGGAAATCACAAAGGCGCGTTTGCTCGCCGTGCATCTCGGACGCATGAAAGATGATGGCAGTATGAACTTTGCGCATGTTTCGCTGGCCAAGCGCAACAACGTCGACATCGCGCTGCGCATAGCGCGGCTCGCACGCGACATTCTCGGTGCGAACGGCATTCTCGACGAGTACCCCGTCATGCGCCATATGAACAACCTGGAATCGGTTCGCACCTACGAGGGGACGCATGATATTCATACCCTCGTGCTCGGTCAGCAGATCACCGGTATTCCGGCATATACGTAA
- a CDS encoding T9SS type A sorting domain-containing protein, whose amino-acid sequence MKYAVTALLLACATTFAHAQIQITRADVEARMGATQMTSYDSTFSGGTTFDLSGSVYDLSMITGNATTVQTMFMDPAQTPYPHEFPDATDAQAVQTGEGAGYMYLRLSDEGLYALGIGAEVQGMDFLLKYNPEKPQMLFPLQNGTNWTYQSGVMSPFDGMEQVEQSDIEVVGEGTLRTPEGDTPCLVVKEWSRSTTKIEFGGQVLTESYTTDISYQFLTKTGVSGSISIDTLDADSNTPGLVYASWSKSEISTGTENVPLARDLTVRSVYPNPVASGQITVEWFSASAGNVRLSVVDVLGRERIAAWSENVNAGMRSTRLQLGTLPQGRYFLRIQQGTDVAMRPLSVVH is encoded by the coding sequence ATGAAATATGCTGTGACAGCACTCCTGCTCGCATGCGCCACCACGTTTGCGCATGCGCAGATACAGATTACACGGGCAGATGTTGAGGCGCGCATGGGCGCGACGCAGATGACATCATACGATTCGACATTTTCCGGTGGCACGACGTTTGACCTCTCAGGGTCGGTCTACGACCTCTCGATGATCACTGGCAATGCAACGACCGTACAGACGATGTTCATGGATCCGGCGCAGACGCCGTATCCCCATGAATTTCCTGATGCGACGGATGCGCAGGCTGTGCAGACAGGGGAGGGCGCGGGATACATGTACCTGCGTCTGAGTGATGAGGGACTGTACGCGCTGGGGATCGGCGCCGAGGTGCAGGGGATGGATTTTCTGCTCAAGTACAATCCGGAAAAACCGCAGATGCTGTTTCCCCTGCAGAATGGAACGAACTGGACGTACCAGAGCGGGGTCATGTCGCCGTTCGATGGAATGGAACAGGTCGAACAGAGCGACATCGAAGTCGTCGGAGAAGGTACGCTGCGTACCCCCGAAGGCGATACACCCTGCCTCGTGGTGAAGGAATGGTCGCGCTCGACGACGAAGATTGAATTCGGGGGACAGGTGCTGACCGAATCATACACGACGGACATCAGCTATCAGTTTCTTACGAAAACAGGGGTGAGCGGTTCGATCAGCATCGATACGCTTGATGCGGACAGCAATACGCCCGGACTCGTCTACGCAAGCTGGTCGAAATCGGAAATCAGCACAGGGACGGAAAACGTGCCCCTGGCGCGTGACCTCACCGTGCGATCGGTATATCCCAATCCCGTGGCTTCCGGACAGATCACCGTCGAGTGGTTCTCCGCCTCGGCCGGAAATGTACGCCTGAGTGTTGTCGATGTGCTCGGACGCGAACGCATCGCAGCATGGTCGGAAAACGTGAATGCGGGCATGCGGAGCACGAGGCTTCAGCTCGGGACCCTGCCACAGGGACGGTATTTCCTTCGCATCCAGCAGGGTACGGATGTTGCCATGCGTCCCCTGTCTGTCGTACATTGA